The window TGTACATCTTTTTGATTTCCTGTATTACAATTTCCTCCGGTACTAAAGTAATCAAAGCACCATTTTGATTTTTTAGTGGCTTGCCTATGCTGCCTAAAAGCAATAGTTGCACGGTGTCTGGCATATTACTGATATAACCCCTTTTGTTATCGAATTTCATTATGGACATAATAGTGTCGGAATCTATGTGGGCAGGTATTATAGTAGGAGCTCCTGCCTTCTCTAAAAGCTCTTTATGTAAATAAACTTCTTGTTCAGATAAATAACCCAGTGTGTGTGATATTCTTGCTGCACACAGCATACCTAAACCTACAGCTTCACCGTGAGATATCCCTCTGGCATCGGCTAACTCTATAGCATGTCCTATTGTATGTCCATATTCCAGTATCAGTCCCTCATTTATTTCAAAAGGATCGTTTTTCATTACTTGTTCTTTTGCTTGAATAGACATATCTATAAAGTAGCGATAGTCCTGCCATGAGTAAATACACTCTGAATTCAACATATCTAATAAACGTGTTATAGTTTCAGGTAAAATAGTAAGAGAATTTTTGATAACTTCACATAAACCGGAGATTACTTCCTTATTAGGTAATGTACTTAAAAATTGAGTACTTGTAATTACCATATCAGGAGTATAAAAAGTACCAATTAGATTCTTACCTAATTTTGAATTTATTGCCTGCTTTAATGATAAGACAGAATCAAGTATAGCCATTAGTGTTGTTGGAATATGTACAAACTTTAACCCTCTAAATAGCAATGATGCTACCATTCCTGAGATATTGCCACAGATTCCGCCACCAAGACCGATTATGCATGTCCGCCTTGTTGCTTTTAATAATAGTACTTTTTCAATTAGCTGTTGTAACCCATCAAGACTTTTATTTTTCTCTGTACATTCAAACAAAATTAAATCACACTTGTATTCTTTACTTATTTGCTCAACCAAGCTTTGTCCGCATATATCTGCTACATTTTTATCAGCTATTATTACAAATGATTCAATATCGGTTAACTCATTTAAAAGTCTTGTACAGTCATTTAGCTCGTTGTTATATAGAAAATATTTAAATGAATTATTTCCAAATCTTATATTGTATGTATAGTAGGTTTCTTCCAAGCATTCTAATGACTCCATTAAAATCACCCTCCCTTTTGTTTACCTATTATCTTTTGCCAAAAATAGAAATCGTCATAAGCAAATAACCTTTTATAGACTAATTAAGTAATATAATACAATTATATTATAAACTTCCACAAAATACATGTCAATATATACTATAAAAGTATATATTTGGTATATTTAATTTATTGCAATTAGCACATAATTTGATTTATTCCGCATAGCAAACTGTGAGGAAACAAGGTGACCCTTTCTCAATCAAAGATACAGCAATAATCCCTAAGCTTAAAAGTTTGGCATAGTTACATTACGCTAAGTGCTGGGCATTAGGAGAGTTTCTTGTAAGAGAAATGAGTCATGCGATACAATAAACCACCTAACAGTTAAAATAAAGTTGTTCAAGTACATCTGTTAAGAAAAAGAACATAGACAAAGAACCAGATTCTTTCTTTTGAATATCATGTAGGTATAGGGGGGCGAATTAAGTGAGGACTGGGCGACAGCTGTATTTATTGAGAATCAGGGATACAAAAATATCTGATAAGCAATTATCAGAATTACTGGACATGAGTGTAAATGACATACTTATTTATGAATATGGCTTAAAACCAATTCCAAAAGATTTATATGATAGATGGGAAGGAATTGTCTGCAATCATTGAGGTATATTTATTGATATTGGAGAAAATTATAAATGAGATGTGTTGCATATTGCAGAGTAAGTTCTGACAGTAAAGAGCAGATGAATAGTTTGGAAAATCAGATAAAGCATTATACGGAATTGTTTAATAAGAATGGCTTTACCAGAGCAGAATGTGGGATGTATTATTCCAAAGATAAGAAAAATGAGGTTGTTAAATATATACCTTCCATTTTTGCAGACGAAGGAATTTCCGGAACAAAGCTCAAAAATAGGGGAGCTTTTAACTATATGCTCGAATGTGCATACAGAAAAGAGTTTGACGCTATTCTTGTAAAGAATGTACAGCGTTGGGCCAGAAACGTGGAGGATGGTGCAGGAATTCTCAAGAAACTCAAAGTAATGGGAATTAAAGTAATATTTGAGGATGGATGGCTTGACAGCTTGAATCCGGCAAATGAAGCTACAATTAATATATTATTCGTTATGGCGCAAGAAGAGAGTAGGGCGAAAAGTATTGCAATTCAATTCGGAATAAGGAAAGCTCAGGAGGCAGGTAAATTTACAAGTGCTTTGCCCTACGGATATAAAAATAATAAGGGTTATCTGGAGCCTGTACAAGAGCAGTTGGATGTCGTAAAAAATATATTCAACTTATATTTGGAAGGCTGGGGAAGCACCAAAATAGTAAAATATCTGAATGGTGAAAAGATACCTACACAGAAGGGGAGAGGATGGTCTACCTCACAGATTTTTGGTATCATAACAAATTCAATATATACAGGAAAACAAATAACACATAGACAAATTAATACTGATATTAATTTGGACAGATTTGTCCATGATGGACAAGTTTATAAAAGTAGAAAGCCGGTATCAGAAGACGAATGGATAATAAATCAAATAGAAGAGCTGAGAATAATATCGGATGAAACCTTTCAGGAAGCACAAAGAGAGTACACTAAAAGAAAAGAGATGTATATTACGGCATCAAGACCCAGTAATGCGAATATTTTCAGTAATCTCCTTTACTGTAGAAATTGCGGAATAGCAATGAGAAGAAAAAAATTGTGGGGTTGGAAGCGTAAAGACGGAACAAGAAAATTCGGAGTTGAATGGGTCTGTACCCAACATGATAAGTATCACAATGACATATGCCAGTACAGAAATTCATGGCATGAGGATGTGCTTATTGAAAGAGTAAAAAAAGAAATAGAAAAACTCAGAGAAAACAAGGGTTCTCTTGATAAAATGTTTAGCGAATATATGCAGTCTTTTTTCAGCAGCGAGGAAGTAGCAGAGAAAATTATGGAGCTTCAGACACGGCTGGACGAGATTAAAGCAGAAGTATCAGCAAATTTAAAGCTATTTTCAAAAAGCATTATTGACGAAGAGCAGTATAAGCAGCAAAACGATGAGTTGCAAAACAATAAAAAAATGATAGACACCGAGCTTGCTAAGATTAAAAGAATAGACCATGCAAGAAATGAAGTAAAAAGAAAATATAATAACTATGTTGATTTCATTAATAAAGTTGACGTTAATAATTTAAATAATGCATTGCTTAAAAGAGTTATTAATAAAATTGAGGCATATACCGTAAAAGATGAAAAAGGAAACGAAGTAAAAGATATATATATTGATTGGAATATGCTTGATAAGTCCTTTGATGATGTTTTCTATTTTAGAGCCAAGGAATAAAAACCTATATACACTTATACAATATCTCTTTTGCCTGCTCATAGGGCATAGTATATCTCTGATTAAGATAACGGAGGGATGCAGCAAGTTCTCCATCAGGCCCGCCGGATTTCATGTTTTTACAAATTCACCCTATTAACACAATGATGCAAATAAGAAGAAATTTTAACAATATATTACTTTAATTTATGATATAATTTAAGTTACAACATATTAAAAATATGTTAAAAACAAGAATTAAATTATCATTTGCAATATTAGGGGTAGAATTCGAAAAGAAAGGGGGATTTTAGTGTTAACCATTTACCC of the Ruminiclostridium papyrosolvens DSM 2782 genome contains:
- a CDS encoding 2-deoxy-scyllo-inosose synthase produces the protein MESLECLEETYYTYNIRFGNNSFKYFLYNNELNDCTRLLNELTDIESFVIIADKNVADICGQSLVEQISKEYKCDLILFECTEKNKSLDGLQQLIEKVLLLKATRRTCIIGLGGGICGNISGMVASLLFRGLKFVHIPTTLMAILDSVLSLKQAINSKLGKNLIGTFYTPDMVITSTQFLSTLPNKEVISGLCEVIKNSLTILPETITRLLDMLNSECIYSWQDYRYFIDMSIQAKEQVMKNDPFEINEGLILEYGHTIGHAIELADARGISHGEAVGLGMLCAARISHTLGYLSEQEVYLHKELLEKAGAPTIIPAHIDSDTIMSIMKFDNKRGYISNMPDTVQLLLLGSIGKPLKNQNGALITLVPEEIVIQEIKKMYR
- a CDS encoding recombinase family protein — protein: MRCVAYCRVSSDSKEQMNSLENQIKHYTELFNKNGFTRAECGMYYSKDKKNEVVKYIPSIFADEGISGTKLKNRGAFNYMLECAYRKEFDAILVKNVQRWARNVEDGAGILKKLKVMGIKVIFEDGWLDSLNPANEATINILFVMAQEESRAKSIAIQFGIRKAQEAGKFTSALPYGYKNNKGYLEPVQEQLDVVKNIFNLYLEGWGSTKIVKYLNGEKIPTQKGRGWSTSQIFGIITNSIYTGKQITHRQINTDINLDRFVHDGQVYKSRKPVSEDEWIINQIEELRIISDETFQEAQREYTKRKEMYITASRPSNANIFSNLLYCRNCGIAMRRKKLWGWKRKDGTRKFGVEWVCTQHDKYHNDICQYRNSWHEDVLIERVKKEIEKLRENKGSLDKMFSEYMQSFFSSEEVAEKIMELQTRLDEIKAEVSANLKLFSKSIIDEEQYKQQNDELQNNKKMIDTELAKIKRIDHARNEVKRKYNNYVDFINKVDVNNLNNALLKRVINKIEAYTVKDEKGNEVKDIYIDWNMLDKSFDDVFYFRAKE